The following nucleotide sequence is from Triticum dicoccoides isolate Atlit2015 ecotype Zavitan chromosome 7B, WEW_v2.0, whole genome shotgun sequence.
CTAGCCACCATGCCGGGCTCCATCGCCTTCGGTCGCTTCGATGACTCCTTCAGCTTGGCCTCTTTCAAGGCCTACATCGCTGAGTTCATCTCCACCCTCATCTTCGTCTTCGCCGGCGTCGGCTCTGCCATCGCCTACAGTGAGTTCTGTCATGTATGCTCTGCTCGTATGGCTAAAGTGAACGACGACACCTGGGTGCTAACGGAAAGTTAATAATTGCAGCTAAGGTGAGCGGCGGCGCGCCCCTTGACCCATCCGGGCTGATTGCCGTGGCGATATGCCACGGGTTCGGGCTGTTCGTCGCGGTCGCCATCGGCGCCAACATCTCCGGCGGCCACGTGAACCCTGCCGTCACCTTCGGCCTCGCCCTCGGCGGCCAGATCACCATCCTCACCGGCATCTTctattgggttgcccagctcctcggTGCCATCGTCGGCGCCTTCCTCGTCCAGTTCTGCACCGGCGTGGTACGTAACATCAGCCCATATATATGGGCGCGTTTTCCGGCCGGCGGACCACGAAAACGAACGACACTGATACTGACTGTTTTCTTTCTCAGGCGACCCCTACACACGGGCTTTCCGGCGTGGGCGCCTTTGAGGGCGTCGTGATGGAGATCATCGTCACCTTCGGGCTCGTCTACACCGTGtacgccaccgccgccgaccccaAGAAGGGTTCCCTCGGCACCATCGCCCCCATCGCC
It contains:
- the LOC119337190 gene encoding probable aquaporin TIP2-2 produces the protein MPGSIAFGRFDDSFSLASFKAYIAEFISTLIFVFAGVGSAIAYTKVSGGAPLDPSGLIAVAICHGFGLFVAVAIGANISGGHVNPAVTFGLALGGQITILTGIFYWVAQLLGAIVGAFLVQFCTGVATPTHGLSGVGAFEGVVMEIIVTFGLVYTVYATAADPKKGSLGTIAPIAIGFIVGANILVAGPFSGGSMNPARSFGPAVASGDFTNIWIYWAGPLIGGGLAGVVYRYLYMCDDHSSVAGNDY